One region of Paralichthys olivaceus isolate ysfri-2021 chromosome 12, ASM2471397v2, whole genome shotgun sequence genomic DNA includes:
- the LOC109636263 gene encoding trichohyalin isoform X5, whose translation MAEGSKPASSTPASGSGGAVAPQTNSLKSKGLGLLRKVKVSVELLIALAALLSWVVVGVVMFDFVEYKTVPDIQQIITDPMQAVNDAVDEVSSLLNKFQECAPDLSDPASTAAYVAEEISEAKDGFVRHFSDEDGNFYLSYVDPVVIGRRAFHSTNDFMGGMVGNVRDSLCAFVDTLLDIISGKSKGKIDLGYIDPVVTGRGVFSVINEFICGVEGYIKKVLCAVWDTILDVVKGTTDISFMDPVSVGRNVFSATNDTLSGIATYIQDVLCSIIDSTLDIVKGTTDITFVDPVVIGRNAFSFINDIVSGVAGYIQGALCTFMDVILDTLEDFQQAVGFSPMSVLKTTAEITKEQINMLVSYVSSMLLGDEGIVSEVSIDPMKVVEDAVLEFTDKKDLFVAYMSSMLVGDQGEPVATPVVNVVPEEDETVASPSDITLVRRKGEFLPPMKKVAEIMHAAKDEAAPAQLGGDSKTEEEEEEEEEEEEEAEVPTDAATETDVHEEEDDDVKHDDLEETEHEVPLEDESIIDNDDKDEETEEKDAQEEEEIVEAEGGEKEQDLQAGEDEGEQEDINKMIADTKEEKQEEPKTDEVVEDDDEEKEEEVKTEALEEKEEAKTMDLDDDQEEEAKTEDLEDEEEEEAKTEDLEDEEEEEAKTKLLEEKDEAKTEDLDDDQAEEAKTEDLEDEEEEEEAKTEDLEDEEEEEAKTKLLEKKEEAKTEDLDDDQVEEAKTEDLEDEEEEAKTEHLDDDQAEEAKTEDLEDEEEEEAKTEVVEEEEEVEEEEEPTTLVLEEEGEEEEKAKTDILEEEVEAKSEDLKEDEEEEAKTKVVEEKEEAKTEDLDDDQEEEAITEDLEDDEEEEEAKTEDLDDEEEVEAKTKHLEEKEEAKTEDLDNDQAEEAKTEDLGEEEEAKTEHLDEEEEEAKDEHLEEDEEEEKAKTEHLDEEEVEEKEEPTTLILEEEGEEGEEEEKAKTDILEEEVEAKTEDLVDEEAEIEKETEKEETENKDLHLDEERNEENIEITNTKPDIEGDEASEEEGEEHDKVEAEDEGPKTLSDEGETTTFLPGYDQNVIDEENSESRKGKGQRKHLVLFERIRRVGSRAAHKDEERLHKHDKDLKSTEPEEEKKAKEAKLEETIDKLKEEKPKKEIKSEAKITKKKPEKPEEEGVEMKIPKKEKEVKKPPKEGKKPSKEDKVKKPSKEKKELRKPSKEEEEVKKPPQKEKEAKKLHKKEKEIKTPAKREKGVKKPSKEEKEIKKLHKEVKEETKPLKEEVKKPPKEGKEIKTPPKEEKEGKKPPKLEKEVKKPSKKEKEVKIPPKEEKEFKKPSKEGKEIKKLHKEEKEVKKPRKEEKEVKKPSKEEKEVKKPCKEEKKVKKPSKEEKEIKKPPKEEKEVKKPSKEEKEIKKLHKEEKEVEKPPKEEKEVKIPPKEEKEFKKPSKEEREVKKSPKEEKEVKKPTKEEKEVKKSQKEEEVKKPSKEEKEVKKSPKEEKEVKKTTKEEKDVKKPSKEDQEVKKPSKEEKEVKKSPKEEKEVKKPSIEEKEVKKPPKEEKEVKKSPKEEKEVKKTIKEETEVKKPSKEEKEVKKLPKEEKEVKKPPKEEKEVKKLPKEEKEVKKPSITEKEVKKPRKEEKEVKMPSKDEREMKKPPKEEKEVKTPPKEEKEVKKPPKEEKEVKKPHKVEKEVKKPSKEEKELKKTPKEEKEVKTPPKEEKEVKKPPKEEKEVKKPPKEEKEVKTPPKEEKEVKKPPKEEKEVKKPHKEEKEVKKPSKEEKELKKTPKEEKEVKTPPKEEKEVKKPPKEEKEVKKPPKEEKEVKTPPKEEKEVKKPPKEEKEVKKPHKEEKEVKKPSKEDLEVKKPSKEEKEVKKPPKEEKEVKMPSKDEREMKKPPKEEKEVNKPSKEEREVKKPPKEEKEIKKPSKDEKEVKKPPKEEKEAKKPPKEEREVKMPPKEEKEVKKPPKEEKEAKKPPKEEKEVKMPPKEEKEVKKPPKEEKEAKKPPKEEKEVKKPPKEEKEVKMPPKEDKEVKKPSKEEKEVKTSPKEEKEIKKPSKEEKGVKKPPKEEKEVEKPSKKEKELKTPLKKEIEVEKPPKEKEVKSSMQRKEAKKPSREEKEEIKPSEEAQEIKKSTKAKKEDKDLVKKRDTETDTRRKKAASRIKVVKKEVASVLKKEHLNVTRAAAEPKKTTKVLKAAKRQVVPILKNEHMNVTQSEVPKGKAKPESAKKEVPKEKAKAAPVKKDVAAPKEKAKSVIMKKEQEAVSRNASLVRDRVKIVPMKRGVKLPKEIIRGISAKTAEVSKQKPKPAVTKREPAPLKTKPAPVVKEAEAPHKNVSLTKEKVKVVPLKKVPVTPKEKVKPAPTKKEAAVVKEKKAEPVTPKKEPEAKPVLAKKEAEVVKDKPKAVHEKKAPKTDAEAPKKKVKSLEKKKEPKAPEEKVKPAVKKDGSAGLKDKVKPVRVKKEQEAASRNASLVRERVKIVPMKRGVKLPKEIIRGISAKTAEVSKQKPKPAVTKREPAPLKTKPAPVVKEAEAPHKNVSLTKEKVKVVPLKKVPVTPKEKVKPAPTKKEPEAKPVLAKKEAEVVKEKPKAVHEKKGVKLPKEMIRGISAKTAEVSKQKPKPAVTKREPAPLKTKPAPVVKEAEAPHKNVSLTKEKVKVVPLKKVPVTPKEKVKPAPTKKEPEAKPVLAKKEAEVVKEKPKAVHEKKAPKTDAEAPKKKVKSLEKKKEPKAPEEKVKPAVKKDGSAGLKDKVKPVRVKKEQEKKKPAAVKKGKPVEKKAPKEERVLKEIQTPAKKEKPVEKKAAKEEAVKAEPGVSDSFLMEDEMPYFQCFFVDEDEAQFPFYAFSPLQV comes from the exons ATGGCTGAAG gaagcaaaCCGGCCTCCTCCACTCCAGCCAGTGGGTCTGGTGGAGCAGTGGCGCCACAGACGAACTCTCTCAAGTCTAAAGGTCTGGGCCTCCTCAGGAAGGTGAAAgtgtctgtggagctgctgatCGCACTGGCCGCTCTGCTGTCCTGGGTGGTTGTAGGGGTGGTGATGTTTGATTTCGTGGAATACAAGACTGTCCCAg acaTTCAGCAAATCATTACGGACCCTATGCAAGCTGTGAACGACGCTGTAGATGAAGTATCCAGTCTGCTCAACAAGTTTCAAG AATGTGCACCTGATTTAAGTGACCCCGCATCTACTGCCGCTTATGTAGCTGAAGAAATATCGGAAGCAAAAGATGGATTCGTTCGACATTTTTCAGATGAGGATG GAAACTTCTACCTCAGCTACGTCGACCCTGTGGTCATCGGACGACGAGCTTTCCATTCAACCAACGACTTCATGGGTGGAATGGTGGGCAACGTCAGGGACTCACTGTGTGCTTTTGTGGACACTTTATTAGATATTATATCGGGTAAATCTAAAG GAAAAATTGACCTTGGCTACATTGACCCTGTGGTCACAGGCAGAGGCGTCTTCAGTGTTATTAATGAGTTCATATGTGGAGTGGAGGGCTACATCAAGAAAGTGCTCTGTGCCGTTTGGGACACTATTCTGGACGTGGTGAAAG GAACCACTGACATCAGCTTCATGGATCCTGTGTCAGTTGGCAGAAATGTCTTCAGCGCGACTAACGACACTTTGAGTGGAATAGCGACCTACATCCAGGACGTACTCTGTTCTATCATAGACAGTACACTGGATATTGTAAAAG GAACCACTGACATTACGTTCGTTGACCCTGTGGTCATTGGCCGGAATGCTTTCAGTTTTATTAATGACATTGTGAGTGGAGTCGCAGGATACATCCAGGGTGCTCTCTGTACATTCATGGATGTAATACTGGACACATTAGAAG ATTTCCAGCAGGCTGTGGGATTCAGTCCCATGTCAGTTCTGAAGACGACAGCAGAAATCACCAAAGAACAGATTAACATGCTCGTGAGCTACGTCTCCTCAATGCTGCTCGGTGATGAAG GGATTGTGTCTGAAGTGTCCATCGACCCCATGAAAGTTGTCGAAGACGCTGTGTTGGAGTTCACAGACAAGAAAGATTTGTTCGTGGCTTACATGTCAAGCATGCTTGTTGGTGATCAAG GTGAACCTGTAGCCACGCCCGTTGTAAATGTAGTACCTGAAGAAg aTGAAACTGTAGCTTCTCCATCTGATATAACTTTGGTGAGAAGAAAAG GAGAATTCCTGCCACCTATGAAAAAAG TTGCAGAGATAATGCACGCTGCCAAAGATGAAGCTGCTCCTGCACAGTTAGGTGGAGACTCaaagactgaggaggaggaggaggaggaggaggaggaggaggaggaggctgaagtTCCCACTGATGCAGCCACTGAGACAGATGTGCACGAGGAAGAGGACGATGATG TGAAACATGACGACCTTGAAGAAACAGAACATGAAGTACCACTGGAAGATGAGTCCATCATTGATAATGATGACAAGGacgaagagacagaggagaaggacgcacaggaggaggaggagattgtTGAGGCGGAAGGTGGAGAAAAGGAGCAGGACTTACAGGCAGGGGAAGATGAAGGAGAGCAAGAGGACATTAATAAAATGATTGCTGACACcaaagaggagaagcaggaggaaccaaaaacagatgaagttgtAGAGGATGACgatgaggagaaggaagaggaagtcAAAACTGAAGCTttggaagaaaaggaggaggccAAAACTATGGACTTGGACGAtgatcaggaggaggaggccaaaaCTGAAGATctagaagatgaggaggaggaggaggccaaaaCTGAAGATttagaagatgaggaggaggaggaggccaaaaCTAAACTTCTGGAAGAAAAGGATGAAGCCAAAACTGAGGATTTGGATGATGATCAGGCGGAGGAGGCCAAAACTGAAGATctagaagatgaggaggaggaggaggaggccaaaaCTGAAGATttagaagatgaggaggaggaggaggccaaaaCTAAACTtctggaaaaaaaggaggaagccAAAACTGAGGATTTGGATGATGATCAGGTGGAGGAGGCCAAAACTGAAGACctagaagatgaggaggaggaggccaaaaCTGAACATCTGGATGATGATCAGGCGGAGGAGGCCAAAACTGAAGATctagaagatgaggaggaggaggaggccaaaaCTGAAGTtgtggaagaagaggaggaggtggaggaagaggaggagcccaCAACCTTAGtattggaggaggagggggaggaggaggagaaggccaaaactgacattttggaggaagaggtggaggccAAATCTGAAGATTTGAAagaagacgaggaagaggaggccaaAACTAAAGTtgtggaggaaaaggaggaagccAAAACTGAGGATTTGGACGAtgatcaggaggaggaggccataACTGAAGATCTagaagatgatgaggaggaggaggaggccaaaaCTGAAGATCtagatgatgaggaggaggtggaggccaaaactaaacatcttgaagaaaaggaggaagccAAAACTGAGGATTTGGACAATGATCAGGCAGAGGAGGCCAAAACTGAAGATctaggagaagaggaggaagccaAAACTGAACatctggatgaggaggaggaggaggccaaagATGAACATttggaagaagatgaggaggaggagaaggccaAAACTGAACatctggatgaggaggaggtggaggaaaaggaggagccCACAACTTTAAtattggaggaggagggggaggagggggaggaggaagagaaggccaaaactgacattttggaggaagaggtggaggccAAAACTGAAGATTTGGTAGATGAGGAggcagaaatagaaaaagagactgaaaaggaggaaactgaaaataaagatcttCATTtggatgaagaaagaaatgaagaaaacattGAAATAACGAACACGAAGCCAGATATAGAAGGTGATGAAGcttcagaggaggaaggagaagaacaTGACAAAGTAGAAGCTGAGGACGAAGGTCCTAAAACTCTGTCGGATGAAGGAGAGACGACCACTTTTCTTCCTGGTTATGACCAAAACGTCATTGACGAAGAAAACAGTGAGAGCAGGAAAGGTAAAGGACAGAGAAAACATCTCGTTCTCTTTGAGAGGATCAGAAGAGTCGGATCCAGAGCAGCTCACAAAGATGAAGAGCGACTCCACAAACATGACAAAG ACCTTAAATCCAcagaacctgaggaggagaaaaaagcaaaggaaGCCAAACTTGAGGAAACCATTGACAAACTAAAAGAAGAAAAGCCAAAGAAGGAGATCAAATCTGAAGCAAAAATAACTAAGAAGAAACCAGAGAAGCCTGAAG AAGAAGGGGTTGAAATGAAGATCCctaaaaaagagaaggaagtcAAGAAACCACCTAAGGAAGGTAAGAAACCATCCAAAGAAGATAAAGTGAAGAAACCttccaaagaaaagaaagaactgaGAAAACCttcaaaagaagaggaagaagtaaAGAAACCACcccaaaaagagaaagaggccaAGAAActacacaaaaaagaaaaggaaatcaaGACACCAGCTAAAAGGGAGAAGGGAGTTAAGAAACCCtctaaagaagagaaagagattaAAAAGCTTCACAAAGAAGTGAAAGAGGAGACAAAGCCTCTCaaggaagaggtgaagaagcCTCCCAAAGAAGGGAAAGAAATCAAGACACCAcctaaagaagagaaggaggggaaGAAACCACCTAAAttagagaaggaggtgaagaaaccatctaaaaaagagaaagaggtgaagatACCACCCAAGGAGGAGAAAGAATTCAAGAAACCATCTAAAGAAGGGAAAGAGATTAAAAAGCTTcataaagaagagaaagaggtgaagaaacCCCgtaaagaagagaaggaggtgaagaaaccatctaaagaagagaaagaggtgaaaaaaCCCtgtaaagaagagaagaaggtaAAGAAACCAtctaaagaagagaaagaaatcaaGAAACCAcctaaagaagagaaggaggtgaaaaaACCAtctaaagaagagaaagagattaaaaagcttcataaagaagagaaagaggtagAGAAACCAcctaaagaagagaaggaggtgaagataCCAcccaaagaggagaaagaattCAAGAAACCATCTAAAGAAGAAAGGGAGGTAAAGAAATCCcctaaagaagagaaggaggtgaaaaaACCAactaaagaagagaaagaagtcaagaaatcacaaaaagaagaggaggtgaagaaaccatctaaagaagagaaggaggtgaagaaatcccccaaagaagagaaggaggtgaaaaaaacaacaaaagaagagaaagatgtAAAGAAACCATCTAAAGAAGATCAAGAAGTAAAGAAACCAtctaaagaagagaaggaggtgaagaaatcccctaaagaagagaaggaggtgaagaaaccatctatagaagagaaagaagtcAAGAAACCAcctaaagaagagaaggaggtgaagaaatcccctaaagaagagaaggaggtgaaaaaaacaattaaagaagagacagaggtaAAGAAACCAtctaaagaagagaaagaagtcaAGAAACTAcctaaagaagagaaggaggtgaagaaaccacctaaagaagagaaagaagtcaAGAAACTAcctaaagaagagaaggaggtgaagaaaccATCCATaacagagaaagaggtgaagaaaccacgtaaagaagagaaagaggtgaagatgCCTTCTAAAGACGAGAGGGAAATGAAGAAACCAcctaaagaagagaaagaggtgaagacgCCTcctaaagaagagaaagaggtaaAGAAACCAcctaaagaagagaaggaggtgaagaaaccACACAAAGtagagaaagaggtgaagaaacCATCCAAAGAAGAGAAGGAGTTAAAGAAAACAcctaaagaagagaaagaggtgaagacgCCTcctaaagaagagaaagaggtcaAGAAACCAcctaaagaagagaaggaggtgaagaaaccacccaaagaagagaaagaggtgaagacgCCTcctaaagaagagaaagaggtaaAGAAACCAcctaaagaagagaaggaggtgaagaaaccacacaaagaagagaaagaggtgaagaaacCATCCAAAGAAGAGAAGGAGTTAAAGAAAACAcctaaagaagagaaagaggtgaagacgCCTcctaaagaagagaaagaggtcaAGAAACCAcctaaagaagagaaggaggtgaagaaaccacccaaagaagagaaagaggtgaagacgCCTcctaaagaagagaaagaggtaaAGAAACCAcctaaagaagagaaggaggtgaagaaaccacacaaagaagagaaagaggtgaagaaacCATCTAAAGAAGATCTAGAAGTAAAGAAACCAtctaaagaagagaaagaggtgaaaaagcctccaaaagaagagaaagaggtgaagatgCCTTCTAAAGACGAGAGGGAAATGAAGAAACCAcctaaagaagagaaagaggtaaATAAACCAtctaaagaagagagagaggtgaagaaacctcctaaagaagagaaagagataaagaaacCATCTAAagatgagaaagaggtgaagaaaccacctaaagaagagaaggaggcaaAAAAACCTCctaaagaagagagagaagtgaagatGCCTcctaaagaagagaaagaagttaAGAAACCAcctaaagaagagaaggaggcaaAGAAGCCCcctaaagaagagaaagaggtgaagatgCCTcctaaagaagagaaagaagttaAGAAACCAcctaaagaagagaaggaggcaaAGAAGCCTCccaaagaagagaaagaggtgaagaaaccacctaaagaagagaaagaggtgaagatgCCTCCTAAAGAAGATAAAGAGGTAAAGAAACCAtctaaagaagagaaagaggtgaagacgTCTcctaaagaagagaaagagataaagaaacCATCCAAAGAAGAGAAGGGGGTGAAGAAGCCTcctaaagaagagaaagaagttgAGAAACCAtctaaaaaagagaaagagttgAAGACGCCTCTTAAAAAAGAGATAGAGGTGGAAAAGCCTCCCAAAGAGAAAGAGGTTAAGTCTTCAATGCAAAGGAAAGAAGCGAAGAAACCCTCtagggaggagaaggaagagattAAGCCATCAGAGGAGGCACAGGAGATCAAGAAATCTACAAAAGcgaaaaaagaagacaaagaccTTGTCaagaaaagagacacagagacag acACCAGACGCAAAAAGGCTGCAAGTAGAATCAAAGTAGTCAAGAAAGAAGTTGCATCTGTGCTGAAGAAGGAACATCTTAATGTTACAAGAGCAG ctgcAGAGCCCAAGAAGACTACAAAGGTGCTGAAAGCTGCTAAAAGGCAGGTCGTTCCAATTCTGAAGAACGAGCATATGAATGTCACACAATCAG AGGTTCCAAAGGGGAAAGCCAAACCAGAGTCTGCAAAGAAAG AAGTTCCAAAGGAAAAAGCCAAAGCAGCTCCTGTCAAAAAAG ATGTTGCTGCTCCAAAAGAAAAGGCCAAATCAGTCATCATGAAAAAAG AACAAGAAGCTGTTTCCAGAAATGCCTCCCTGGTAAGAGACAGAGTCAAGATAGTGCCTATGAAGAGAG gagtCAAGTTACCAAAAGAGATCATCAGAGGAATCTCTGCAAAGACAG ctgaggtTTCAAAACAGAAACCCAAACCAGCTGTAACAAAGAGAG AACCTGCTCCTCTCAAGACAAAACCAGCCccagtggtcaaag aggCAGAAGCACCACACAAAAATGTCTCTCTAACAAAGGAGAAGGTGAAGGTGGTGCCACTGAAGAAAG TGCCTGTAActccaaaagaaaaagtcaaaccaGCACCAACAAAAAAAG aAGCTGCAGTTGTAAAGGAGAAGAAGGCCGAGCCAGTGACTCCCAAAAAAG AACCTGAGGCTAAGCCAGTTCTTGCCAAAAAAG AAGCAGAAGTTGTGAAGGACAAGCCTAAAGCAGTTCATGAGAAAAAAG CTCCTAAAACTGATGCTGAAGCACcaaagaaaaaagtcaaatccctggaaaagaagaaag AGCCCAAAGCACCAGAGGAGAAAGTCAAACCAGCTGTTAAAAAAG ATGGCTCAGCCGGGCTGAAGGACAAGGTCAAACCGGTCCGTGTGAAGAAAG AACAAGAAGCTGCTTCCAGAAATGCCTCCCTGGTAAGAGAGAGAGTCAAGATAGTGCCTATGAAGAGAG gagtCAAGTTACCAAAAGAGATCATCAGAGGAATCTCTGCAAAGACAG ctgaggtTTCAAAACAGAAACCCAAACCAGCTGTAACAAAGAGAG AACCTGCTCCTCTCAAGACAAAACCAGCCccagtggtcaaag aggCAGAAGCACCACACAAAAATGTCTCTCTAACAAAGGAGAAGGTGAAGGTGGTGCCACTGAAGAAAG TGCCAGTAActccaaaagaaaaagtcaaaccaGCACCAACAAAAAAAG aACCTGAGGCTAAGCCGGTTCTTGCCAAAAAAG AAGCAGAAGTTGTGAAGGAGAAGCCTAAAGCAGTTCATGAGAAAAAAG gggtCAAGTTACCAAAAGAGATGATCAGAGGAATCTCTGCAAAGACAG ctgaggtTTCAAAACAGAAACCCAAACCAGCTGTAACAAAGAGAG AACCTGCTCCTCTCAAGACAAAACCAGCCccagtggtcaaag aggCAGAAGCACCACACAAAAATGTCTCTCTAACAAAGGAGAAGGTGAAGGTGGTGCCACTGAAGAAAG TGCCAGTAActccaaaagaaaaagtcaaaccaGCACCAACAAAAAAAG AACCTGAGGCTAAGCCGGTTCTTGCCAAAAAAG AAGCAGAAGTTGTGAAGGAGAAGCCTAAAGCAGTTCATGAGAAGAAAG CTCCTAAAACTGATGCTGAAGCACcaaagaaaaaagtcaaatccctggaaaagaagaaag AGCCCAAAGCACCAGAGGAGAAAGTCAAACCAGCTGTTAAAAAAG ATGGCTCAGCCGGGCTGAAGGACAAGGTCAAACCGGTCCGTGTGAAGAAAG aacaagagaagaagaaacctgCTGCAGTAAAGAAAG GAAAACCAGTTGAGAAGAAGGCACCCAAAG aGGAGCGAGTTCTGAAAGAGATACAGACGCCTGCAAAGAAAG AGAAACCTGTGGAGAAGAAAGCAGCCAAAGAAGAGGCCGTTAAAG CTGAGCCTGGTGTATCAGACAGCTTTCTCATGGAAG ACGAGATGCCGTACTTCCAGTGTTTCTTTGTGGACGAGGACGAGGCCCAGTTTCCGTTCTACGCCTTCTCACCACTGCAGGTCTGA